The following proteins are co-located in the Deinococcus metallilatus genome:
- a CDS encoding MFS transporter: protein MSVARPARLRWNPNERLGILNGWLVFLGDGFLSVSVVVAGFAARLGAPNAIIGLLPAISAGGWMLPQLLVAARVRSLPYKLPVYRSAALVRMLTYLAMVVIAATLAGQPALCLTLFVLAMLLNALASGVSGLPFLEVVSKIVPPGRRAWFFGTRNLYGGLLAFGAGLVVRWILASGLSFPLNYALIFLLGTVAYTVGYGVFGRVTEPADPPLPPGKVREEVRAIPQTLADRHFRAFLIVRLLLAAASMGDPFYAVYALRDLHYPAATLGTFVMALTGAAPLSNILWQRVAERKGSRRIIRYAAFFAGLAPLLALTVGTLHLPPGAYLLVFILSSVALQGFNLGHTNHLLNLAPADARSRYIGTLNTLVGAALFAPVLGGLLADAAGYRVVFVLSAVLFAAAWWQCGKLRRDA, encoded by the coding sequence GTGTCTGTTGCCCGTCCTGCCCGCCTCAGATGGAATCCCAACGAACGCCTGGGGATTCTGAACGGGTGGCTGGTCTTCCTGGGGGACGGCTTTCTGAGTGTGTCTGTGGTGGTGGCAGGCTTCGCGGCGCGGCTGGGAGCCCCCAATGCCATCATCGGGCTGCTGCCCGCCATCTCGGCAGGGGGATGGATGCTGCCGCAATTGCTGGTGGCGGCGCGGGTCCGCTCGCTGCCCTACAAATTGCCGGTGTACCGCTCGGCGGCGCTGGTGCGGATGCTGACGTATCTGGCGATGGTGGTGATCGCAGCGACGCTGGCCGGACAACCCGCGCTGTGCCTGACCCTCTTCGTGCTGGCGATGCTGCTGAACGCGCTGGCCTCGGGCGTGTCGGGGCTGCCGTTTCTGGAGGTCGTGAGCAAGATCGTGCCCCCGGGGCGGCGCGCCTGGTTCTTTGGCACCCGCAACCTCTACGGCGGGCTGCTGGCCTTCGGGGCCGGGCTGGTGGTGCGCTGGATTCTGGCGTCGGGGTTGAGCTTTCCGCTGAACTACGCGCTGATCTTCCTGCTGGGCACCGTCGCCTATACGGTCGGCTACGGCGTGTTCGGGCGGGTGACGGAACCCGCCGATCCGCCCCTCCCACCCGGAAAGGTGCGCGAGGAGGTCCGGGCCATCCCGCAAACGCTGGCGGACCGGCACTTCCGGGCCTTCCTGATCGTGCGGCTGCTGCTGGCCGCCGCCAGCATGGGCGATCCCTTCTACGCCGTCTACGCGCTGCGCGACCTGCACTACCCGGCCGCCACCCTGGGCACGTTCGTGATGGCGCTGACCGGGGCGGCGCCCCTCTCGAACATCCTGTGGCAGCGTGTGGCCGAGCGGAAGGGGTCGCGGCGCATCATCCGCTACGCGGCCTTTTTCGCGGGCCTGGCCCCGCTGCTGGCCCTGACGGTAGGGACTCTGCACCTGCCGCCGGGCGCGTACCTGCTGGTCTTCATCCTGTCCAGCGTGGCCCTGCAAGGCTTCAACCTGGGCCACACCAACCACCTGTTGAATCTCGCCCCGGCGGACGCCCGCAGCCGCTACATCGGCACGCTGAATACCCTGGTCGGCGCGGCGCTGTTCGCCCCGGTCCTGGGTGGCCTGCTGGCTGACGCCGCCGGTTACCGCGTGGTGTTCGTCCTGAGCGCGGTGCTGTTCGCCGCCGCCTGGTGGCAGTGCGGGAAGTTGCGGCGGGATGCGTAA
- a CDS encoding alpha-amylase family glycosyl hydrolase, with protein sequence MRRLPLLAALLASLAGAQASPALPSFEGQVLYQVMPDRFADGNAANDAGVNRADPRAWHGGDLAGLTAKLPYIQKLGATAVWLTPIYRQQAANSFDTAPYHGYWPADFRDVDPHFGTLADFDGFVKAAHGAKMRVVLDQVINHYGYEAAAVKEHPAWFNGKAECDAKKNKDVDCPLAGLPDLKQSNPEVRTLLRGNADFWRQQGVDGFRYDAIKHVEAPFLKELLARDRAAGTWTLGEWYGADTGTVADWQRAGLDSLFLFSLQAAMQQSIMGGQGLGRVASVLARQDELPRPGEVALFLDNHDIPRFAQGSLFEDQAQTRTRYGLRALMTLRGVPVIWQGTEIALRGGPDPDNRRDMRFENEWTPAERQVFETARDAIAVRKASRALSVGTQKLLPTPTRLEDDLLLFTREAGGERVLVAWHNGKARKTYSVRLSALDLKADPQAVTRSLFTGQDAKLSVSGGWLHLSLPGEDAAAFEVGAR encoded by the coding sequence ATGCGCCGCCTCCCCCTCCTCGCCGCGCTGCTCGCCTCGCTGGCGGGCGCGCAGGCTTCACCGGCCCTCCCCTCCTTCGAGGGCCAGGTGCTCTATCAGGTGATGCCCGACCGGTTCGCGGACGGAAATGCGGCGAACGACGCGGGCGTGAACCGGGCCGATCCGCGCGCCTGGCACGGCGGCGACCTGGCGGGGCTGACCGCCAAGCTGCCCTACATTCAGAAACTTGGGGCGACAGCGGTCTGGCTCACGCCGATCTACCGGCAGCAGGCGGCGAACAGTTTTGACACCGCGCCCTATCACGGCTACTGGCCCGCCGACTTCCGCGACGTGGACCCGCACTTCGGGACGCTGGCGGACTTTGACGGCTTCGTGAAGGCAGCGCACGGGGCAAAGATGCGCGTCGTGCTGGATCAGGTCATCAACCATTACGGCTACGAGGCGGCGGCGGTGAAGGAACATCCGGCGTGGTTCAACGGAAAAGCCGAATGTGACGCCAAGAAAAACAAGGACGTGGACTGTCCACTGGCGGGCCTGCCGGACCTGAAGCAGTCGAATCCGGAGGTGCGGACGCTGCTGCGCGGCAACGCCGACTTCTGGCGGCAGCAGGGGGTGGACGGTTTCCGCTACGACGCGATCAAGCACGTGGAGGCACCGTTCCTGAAAGAGCTGCTGGCCCGCGACCGCGCCGCCGGGACGTGGACACTGGGCGAGTGGTACGGGGCGGATACGGGCACGGTGGCCGACTGGCAGCGGGCGGGACTCGACAGCCTCTTCCTCTTCAGTCTGCAAGCAGCTATGCAGCAGAGCATCATGGGCGGGCAGGGCCTGGGCCGGGTGGCGAGCGTGCTGGCCCGCCAGGACGAACTGCCCCGACCCGGCGAGGTGGCGCTCTTTCTGGACAACCACGACATTCCGCGCTTTGCCCAGGGCAGCCTGTTCGAAGATCAGGCCCAAACCCGCACCCGCTACGGCTTGCGCGCCTTGATGACCCTCAGGGGCGTGCCGGTGATCTGGCAGGGCACCGAGATCGCCCTGCGCGGCGGCCCCGACCCCGACAACCGCCGCGACATGCGCTTCGAGAACGAGTGGACCCCCGCCGAGCGCCAGGTCTTCGAGACGGCCCGTGACGCCATCGCCGTCCGCAAGGCCAGCCGCGCCCTCAGTGTCGGCACCCAGAAACTGCTGCCCACGCCCACCCGCCTGGAAGACGACCTGCTGCTCTTCACCCGCGAGGCTGGGGGCGAGCGCGTGCTGGTCGCCTGGCATAACGGCAAGGCCAGAAAGACCTACAGCGTCCGCCTGAGTGCCCTGGACCTGAAGGCTGACCCGCAGGCCGTCACCCGCAGTCTCTTCACGGGACAGGACGCCAAGCTCAGCGTGAGCGGGGGGTGGCTGCACCTCAGTTTGCCGGGAGAGGACGCGGCGGCGTTTGAAGTAGGAGCGCGGTGA
- a CDS encoding inorganic diphosphatase has translation MSDLTRLPHRLDPAKQSCRAIIETPKGRRSKFDYDPESGLFELGGLLAEGMTFPLDFGFVPSTLGGDGDPLDVLVLTDEPTFPGCLLTVRLLGVIEAEQTEEGKTERNDRLLALAESSFLYEKVRDVEGLPGRVVEQLQQFFVNYNAAKGKQFKVLAVRGPERAAELVQEGSEALRRKQAGQ, from the coding sequence ATGTCTGACCTCACCCGGCTTCCTCACCGCCTCGACCCGGCAAAACAGAGCTGCCGGGCGATCATTGAGACGCCCAAGGGTAGACGCAGCAAATTCGACTACGACCCGGAGTCCGGGCTGTTCGAGCTGGGCGGCCTGCTGGCCGAGGGGATGACCTTTCCGCTGGATTTCGGCTTCGTGCCCTCGACGCTGGGCGGCGACGGCGACCCGCTGGACGTGCTGGTTCTCACGGACGAGCCGACCTTTCCGGGCTGCCTGCTGACCGTGCGCCTGCTGGGTGTGATCGAGGCCGAGCAGACCGAGGAGGGCAAGACCGAGCGCAATGACCGCCTGCTCGCGTTGGCCGAGTCGTCTTTCCTGTACGAGAAGGTCAGGGATGTGGAGGGGCTGCCGGGCCGCGTGGTGGAGCAGCTCCAGCAGTTTTTCGTCAACTACAACGCCGCCAAGGGCAAGCAGTTCAAGGTGCTGGCCGTGCGCGGCCCCGAGCGGGCGGCGGAACTCGTACAGGAAGGCAGCGAGGCGCTCCGCCGCAAGCAGGCCGGGCAGTAG
- a CDS encoding TAXI family TRAP transporter solute-binding subunit yields the protein MKRITTVLLLGTAAVALAQGTAFLTIGSGSTTGVYFPVATGMAKMINDAGGGVRANARSTGGSVFNVNALATGELDAAIAQNDIVYYAYKGTGLQAFQGKANSKLRTMAVLYPEVLHVVARKDAGINSMADLKGKRVVIGDLGSGTEQTAKQVLEAYGLNEGDLGQALRVSPAQGISLMQDKRADALFYTVGVGASAISQIAQTVDVKLVPVSGNQASALIKKYPFYVRHNIPANSYKGIGATVPSVAVQATLVTTTNVPDDTVYKAMKAIFSNEAELKALNPSLASFSYEKAVKGLPAPLHPGALKFFKEKGINVK from the coding sequence ATGAAAAGAATCACCACTGTTTTGCTGCTCGGTACCGCCGCCGTCGCCCTCGCGCAGGGCACCGCCTTTCTGACCATCGGGTCGGGCAGCACCACCGGGGTGTACTTTCCGGTTGCGACCGGCATGGCCAAGATGATCAACGACGCCGGGGGAGGCGTGCGCGCCAATGCCCGCAGCACGGGCGGGAGCGTCTTCAACGTGAACGCGCTCGCCACCGGCGAACTCGACGCGGCCATCGCCCAAAACGACATCGTGTACTACGCCTACAAGGGCACTGGCCTCCAGGCCTTCCAGGGCAAGGCGAACAGCAAGCTCCGCACGATGGCCGTGCTGTATCCGGAAGTACTGCACGTGGTGGCGCGCAAGGACGCGGGAATCAACTCGATGGCTGACCTGAAGGGCAAGCGCGTGGTGATCGGTGACCTGGGGTCGGGCACCGAACAGACCGCCAAGCAGGTGCTGGAAGCCTACGGCCTGAATGAGGGCGACCTGGGGCAGGCGCTGCGTGTCTCCCCTGCCCAGGGCATCTCGCTGATGCAGGACAAGCGCGCTGACGCCCTCTTCTACACGGTCGGCGTGGGGGCCAGCGCCATCAGCCAGATCGCGCAGACGGTGGACGTGAAGCTGGTGCCGGTCAGCGGCAACCAGGCCTCCGCGCTCATCAAGAAGTACCCCTTCTACGTGCGCCACAACATCCCCGCCAACAGCTACAAGGGCATCGGCGCCACCGTGCCCAGCGTGGCGGTGCAGGCCACGCTGGTGACGACCACCAATGTCCCCGACGACACCGTCTACAAGGCCATGAAGGCCATTTTCAGCAACGAGGCGGAACTGAAAGCCCTGAACCCCAGCCTCGCCAGCTTCAGCTACGAGAAGGCGGTCAAGGGCCTGCCCGCCCCGCTGCACCCCGGCGCCCTGAAGTTCTTCAAGGAAAAGGGCATCAACGTCAAGTAA
- a CDS encoding TRAP transporter permease has protein sequence MSDPTRPVSSDPALDHSGMTEGERRALEMVEAAETGGRKLYGWQKSLVTVIAIAWCLFQMYAAQVGTIDTLLLRATHLAFAFALAYLVFPFRKTPGEPQVGVPWYDWILGTAAVGTAVYLITQYPTIANVQGGVLNNTDVWVGSAMVVLLLLAAWRTIGIAMPIVAGVFMLYALTGPRGLIRGDLGPQLQLHAGQTWPQVVGQLFANTEGIFGTAIGVSAQIVFLFVLFGSVFDKLGAGEWFMNVAQGLLGGFRGGPAKASVLSSALNGIISGSAVSNVVTGGNITIGTMKRVGYSAEKAGAIEVASSSNGQLMPPVMGAAAFIMAQNLNIEYRSLILAAAVPAFLCYAALLVVTHIEALKLGLRGLPRSELPRVRRTLLSGWYYLIPLVYLIGTLTVNPDATPERIALNTIFLMIAMMFVQEAWRASRDGRTVGRGLLDAARMLIEAFEAGARSMIGIAIATAAAGIIVGIVTITGLGFGLADIVQLVSEGFRSFLAGVAGLLPGVDATAVATFGAMLVVLLMAQLIALILGMGLPTTANYILMSALIVPIVAKIAGLDATNPAQMLPVHMFVFYFGIMADSTPPVALAAFAAAAISGGNPVATGIQAFQYELRTALLAYMMFFNPSLLLIANGRLGGLPWAEAIPMILFAFLGLVAFSAATLRFLHRRTNVFQMLLLLVASFILIIPTHILWNLAALGLIAAVYFWQKAGSRKEGPPVVPAV, from the coding sequence ATGAGTGATCCGACAAGACCCGTCTCCAGCGACCCGGCCCTCGACCACAGCGGCATGACCGAGGGCGAGAGACGCGCCCTGGAAATGGTCGAGGCGGCCGAGACGGGCGGGCGCAAGCTGTACGGCTGGCAAAAGAGCCTGGTGACAGTTATCGCCATCGCCTGGTGCCTCTTTCAGATGTACGCGGCGCAGGTGGGCACCATCGACACCCTGCTGCTGCGCGCCACGCACCTGGCCTTCGCGTTTGCCCTGGCCTATCTGGTCTTCCCCTTCCGCAAGACGCCGGGAGAGCCGCAGGTGGGCGTGCCGTGGTACGACTGGATTCTGGGCACCGCGGCGGTCGGCACCGCCGTCTACCTGATCACCCAGTACCCCACCATTGCCAACGTGCAGGGCGGCGTGCTGAACAACACGGACGTGTGGGTGGGCAGCGCGATGGTCGTGCTGCTGCTGCTGGCCGCGTGGCGCACCATCGGGATCGCGATGCCCATCGTGGCGGGGGTGTTCATGCTGTACGCCCTCACCGGACCGCGCGGGCTGATCCGGGGCGACCTGGGGCCGCAGCTTCAGCTCCACGCCGGGCAGACCTGGCCGCAGGTGGTCGGGCAACTGTTCGCCAACACCGAGGGCATCTTTGGCACGGCCATCGGCGTCAGCGCGCAGATCGTCTTTCTGTTCGTGCTGTTCGGCTCGGTGTTCGACAAGCTGGGCGCGGGCGAGTGGTTCATGAACGTGGCGCAGGGGCTGCTGGGCGGCTTCCGGGGCGGCCCGGCCAAGGCCAGCGTCCTGAGCAGCGCGCTCAACGGCATCATCAGCGGCTCGGCGGTGTCCAACGTCGTGACCGGCGGGAACATCACCATCGGGACGATGAAGCGGGTCGGCTACTCGGCGGAGAAGGCCGGGGCCATCGAGGTCGCCAGCAGTTCCAACGGGCAACTGATGCCCCCGGTGATGGGGGCCGCCGCCTTCATCATGGCGCAGAACCTCAACATCGAGTACCGCAGCCTGATCCTGGCCGCCGCCGTGCCCGCCTTCCTGTGCTACGCGGCGCTGCTGGTGGTCACGCACATCGAGGCGCTGAAACTGGGGTTGCGCGGCCTGCCCCGCAGCGAACTCCCGCGTGTACGGCGGACGCTGCTCTCGGGCTGGTACTACCTGATTCCGCTGGTCTACCTGATCGGCACGCTGACAGTCAACCCCGACGCCACGCCCGAGCGCATCGCCCTGAACACCATCTTCCTGATGATCGCCATGATGTTCGTGCAGGAGGCGTGGCGGGCCAGCCGCGACGGGCGCACCGTCGGACGCGGGCTGCTCGACGCCGCACGGATGCTGATCGAGGCGTTCGAGGCTGGAGCCAGGAGCATGATCGGCATCGCCATCGCCACCGCGGCCGCCGGGATCATCGTGGGGATCGTGACGATCACCGGGCTGGGTTTCGGGCTGGCGGACATTGTGCAACTGGTCAGCGAGGGCTTCCGGTCCTTCCTGGCAGGCGTGGCGGGCCTGCTGCCGGGCGTGGATGCCACCGCCGTCGCCACGTTCGGCGCGATGCTGGTCGTGCTGCTAATGGCGCAACTGATCGCGCTGATCCTGGGGATGGGCCTGCCCACCACCGCGAACTACATCCTGATGAGCGCGCTGATCGTGCCCATCGTCGCCAAGATTGCCGGGCTGGACGCGACCAACCCGGCGCAGATGCTCCCGGTCCACATGTTCGTCTTCTACTTCGGGATCATGGCCGACTCCACGCCGCCGGTCGCGCTGGCCGCCTTCGCCGCCGCCGCGATCTCGGGCGGGAATCCGGTCGCCACGGGCATTCAGGCGTTCCAGTACGAGCTGCGGACGGCGCTGCTGGCCTACATGATGTTCTTCAACCCGTCGCTGCTCCTGATCGCCAACGGTCGCCTGGGCGGCCTGCCCTGGGCCGAGGCCATCCCGATGATCCTGTTCGCGTTCCTCGGCCTGGTGGCCTTCAGCGCCGCCACGCTGCGCTTCCTGCACCGCCGCACCAACGTCTTCCAGATGCTGCTGCTGCTGGTCGCGTCCTTCATCCTGATCATCCCCACACACATCCTGTGGAACCTCGCTGCCCTGGGGCTGATCGCGGCCGTGTACTTCTGGCAGAAGGCGGGGAGCCGGAAGGAGGGGCCGCCGGTGGTGCCTGCGGTGTAG
- a CDS encoding amino acid ABC transporter ATP-binding protein encodes MTQAGPIIVAKDVEKHFGSFQALRGVSLTVQPREVVVIIGPSGSGKSTFIRTLNALDPHDHGSITVDGIPLDGQRHLDEIRREVGMVFQSFNLFPHLTVLENITLAPTRVRKTSPAEAEQRALELLRRVGIEEQAHKYPAQLSGGQQQRVAIARALAMDPKVMLFDEPTSALDPEMIKEVLDVMKELARSGMTMLVVTHEMGFAREVADRILFFDRGQIVEDTTPEAFYNHPQHERAQAFLSKILGH; translated from the coding sequence ATGACGCAAGCGGGACCGATCATCGTGGCGAAGGACGTGGAGAAGCATTTCGGGAGCTTCCAGGCCCTGCGGGGAGTGAGCCTCACCGTCCAGCCCCGCGAAGTCGTCGTCATCATCGGCCCCTCCGGCAGCGGCAAGAGCACCTTCATCCGCACCCTCAACGCCCTCGATCCCCACGACCACGGCTCCATCACCGTCGACGGTATCCCCCTCGACGGGCAGCGGCACCTCGACGAAATCCGCCGCGAGGTCGGCATGGTCTTCCAGTCCTTCAACCTCTTCCCCCATCTCACCGTCCTCGAAAACATCACCCTCGCCCCCACCCGTGTCCGCAAAACCAGCCCCGCTGAAGCCGAACAGCGTGCCCTGGAACTCCTGAGGCGGGTGGGGATTGAGGAACAGGCGCACAAGTATCCGGCGCAGCTCTCAGGGGGGCAACAGCAACGGGTGGCGATTGCCCGGGCGTTGGCGATGGACCCGAAGGTGATGCTGTTTGATGAGCCGACCTCGGCGCTGGATCCGGAGATGATCAAGGAAGTGCTGGATGTGATGAAGGAGCTGGCGCGGTCGGGGATGACGATGCTGGTGGTGACACATGAGATGGGGTTTGCGCGGGAGGTGGCGGACCGGATTTTGTTTTTTGACCGGGGACAGATCGTGGAGGATACGACGCCGGAAGCGTTCTACAACCATCCCCAGCACGAACGCGCCCAGGCCTTTTTAAGCAAAATCCTCGGCCATTAA
- a CDS encoding chloride channel protein produces MRSPLPRAVLTRLETGRLVVLSVLLGALVGGLCILLRLGLDLLLELGAQVTGYSPPGTPGEGGLLMAFGTALPWGLLALPVVGAAYAWLVPREAGDPLAQLVGGYHARGQWPGMAVQGRTLAATLLGYGSGLLVGRDAPFTLVGQLGTRLLRQATRLDAVESRTLTLAGAAAGLGAVLHAPLAAAVLIAEVLYRRFEFEFEVLMPCVLAAVTGYAVYGAAFGFMPLFSVEALPVPALAQAPAFLGVALAVTLAGWASLLACRVIPETWTSGSWRPVAGGAFGLLTAALAVWSTPAVLGDGSGWVQLGLSGFLGPEALGAGAWRWLLLALGARLAFGGGVLPSVGVGGLLGAGLGALLGVDPTVATLIGAVAFLTVTLNAPVAAALLAVAWGGDALLPAALLTAGLAHVLSGESGLLPGQARSRAASAVHAGVPLLPDGVRFVPRRAPAVPATPLHAPSPAEEGGPAPLASEQELYRRAVPPGWLGARLSVLALPPGVEVVGIVRDGAVRLPRPELRLTADDELVFLARPDAYAALEGVLRLPG; encoded by the coding sequence ATGCGTTCTCCGCTGCCCCGCGCTGTCCTGACTCGCCTGGAAACCGGACGACTGGTGGTGCTGAGCGTGCTGCTGGGAGCGCTGGTGGGAGGCCTCTGCATCCTGCTGCGGCTGGGGCTGGACCTGCTGCTGGAGCTGGGCGCGCAGGTGACTGGATACTCGCCCCCCGGCACGCCGGGTGAGGGCGGCCTGCTGATGGCCTTTGGCACGGCGCTGCCCTGGGGCCTGCTGGCGCTGCCGGTGGTCGGGGCGGCGTATGCCTGGCTGGTGCCGAGGGAAGCTGGCGACCCGCTCGCCCAACTGGTGGGCGGCTACCACGCGCGGGGGCAGTGGCCGGGCATGGCGGTGCAGGGGCGGACGCTGGCGGCCACGCTGCTCGGCTACGGCTCGGGCCTTCTGGTGGGCCGGGACGCGCCCTTCACACTGGTCGGGCAACTGGGCACGCGGCTCTTGCGTCAGGCGACGCGGCTGGACGCGGTGGAAAGCCGCACGCTCACGCTGGCGGGGGCCGCGGCGGGACTGGGGGCGGTGCTGCACGCGCCGCTCGCCGCCGCCGTCCTAATTGCGGAGGTGCTGTACCGACGCTTCGAGTTCGAGTTCGAGGTGCTGATGCCCTGCGTGCTGGCCGCAGTCACCGGGTACGCCGTCTATGGCGCGGCCTTCGGGTTCATGCCGCTGTTCAGCGTGGAGGCGCTGCCCGTGCCCGCCCTCGCGCAGGCCCCGGCCTTCCTGGGCGTGGCGCTGGCGGTCACGCTGGCCGGGTGGGCCTCTCTCCTCGCCTGCCGGGTGATTCCGGAGACGTGGACGAGCGGCTCCTGGCGGCCCGTGGCGGGCGGGGCGTTCGGGCTGCTCACGGCGGCGCTCGCGGTGTGGAGTACTCCCGCCGTGCTGGGGGACGGGTCAGGCTGGGTGCAACTGGGCCTGTCGGGGTTTCTGGGGCCGGAAGCCCTGGGGGCGGGTGCGTGGCGCTGGCTGCTGCTGGCCCTCGGCGCGCGGCTGGCGTTTGGGGGGGGCGTGCTGCCTTCGGTCGGTGTGGGGGGCCTGCTCGGGGCGGGGCTGGGCGCCCTGCTGGGCGTGGACCCGACCGTCGCCACCCTGATCGGTGCCGTCGCCTTCCTGACTGTCACGCTGAATGCCCCGGTCGCGGCGGCGCTGCTGGCCGTTGCCTGGGGGGGGGACGCCCTGCTGCCTGCCGCGCTGCTCACGGCGGGCCTCGCGCACGTGCTGAGCGGGGAGTCGGGGCTGCTGCCGGGACAGGCCCGCTCACGCGCTGCCAGTGCCGTTCACGCAGGTGTGCCGCTGCTGCCCGACGGCGTGCGCTTCGTCCCCCGCCGCGCCCCGGCAGTGCCCGCCACGCCCCTGCACGCGCCTTCCCCCGCCGAGGAGGGCGGCCCCGCCCCGCTCGCCTCCGAACAGGAACTGTACCGCCGCGCCGTGCCGCCCGGCTGGCTTGGCGCGCGCCTGTCGGTCCTGGCGCTGCCACCGGGCGTGGAGGTCGTGGGCATCGTCCGCGACGGCGCCGTTCGTCTCCCCCGCCCCGAACTGCGCCTCACCGCCGACGACGAGCTGGTCTTCCTCGCGCGGCCCGACGCCTACGCCGCGCTGGAAGGCGTGCTGCGGTTGCCGGGGTAG